One segment of Lytechinus pictus isolate F3 Inbred unplaced genomic scaffold, Lp3.0 scaffold_34, whole genome shotgun sequence DNA contains the following:
- the LOC129263935 gene encoding uncharacterized protein LOC129263935 produces MEYIQANNTNMTIGICSEYHSCSNLGCNYVAGFSTCSCDNACEHFEDCCWDYQSLCQNKDTGGFGFGFGFGFGMSGYVDHHNMETMEVPDSVRPNMVSCVEAKISSYWFVTRCPSKWNSSDTKARCEDTASFTDDLLTIVPVSLERRVTFRNVYCAICHGFQSANLTSWPVLFNCSDGSVPPSDTDEMLDRIRRGVCTYTFDDKSTFRRTPAYRKCFNEVRSCPENFADDAIADACVGLGLRAPLTLSRKMPYFFNEYCLKCNLPDRHYSEFTSCFHYIRGEGTTPIGFPITLLVDFKGSDGIHFKVDESFVQQETVECEEGAVFDILSGICRSLSCRNSLSLLDGECTWAVGCNGNRVGIEFGGLNNSIRKCALFQENQGLMKCLTEFLGISLDDVSLVRVYPDVDQCIAQDVNPKLTVEVQVDMSYSTLVKIINTSSRGHLCGASVLQFQLYCSDEDIPCQFGWMDVKYGQDVSEVTLNKKTHLIFRGHHAAQKYKSVEVRRTAQLQRSHVNATVSIREVVQFCVDRIENATDPVSVTLSCPIITMNASEFRQLHIENQTILVHLVSGMQFNESEFAISKTGSIQVCSFSSENSGVININSSVEFLQYSDSQSILSTVCVTVSLISLVVTLSTHIMFPSLRKLTNNKLMMFLCVFLFLAQLLTVVGSYAYPFPILCKIVSATTHFCWLAVFATTNSLAFDLHHTFGYNRSFNFAQTSLKSLIRYLVYIPGVSFCVVIPCLCIDAITHSEVLDYSYGGLCWIGDDFMRFMAFGIPMAILLAINLIFFFHTALGIWKGHQNARKVGRKNMRPSFQERFNLLKIYIKVSTLMGFTWITAFIIPFSGITALWYLFIVFNGLQGVYIFLAFTVNKKVWSLCKVIMCGDVTKPPSTTSKSSRVKESTLGTGSDSRSFTRSKDVDDPRVDMTIG; encoded by the exons ATGGAATACATTCAAGCCAACAATACAAACATGACGATCGGAATCTGTAGCGAATACCATTCATGTTCGAATCTTGGTTGTAATTATGTCGCCGGGTTCTCCACCTGCAGCTGCGACAACGCATGCGAGCATTTTGAAGATTGTTGCTGGGACTACCAATCACTGTGCCAAAACAAGGACACTGGAGGGTTCGGCTTTGGATTTGGATTTGGTTTCGGAATGTCTGGCTATGTTGATCATCATAACATGGAAACCATGGAAGTGCCTGATTCGGTTCGCCCCAACATGGTTTCATGCGTTGAGGCAAAAATTTCGAGTTATTGGTTTGTCACCCGTTGCCCATCAAAGTGGAATAGTTCAGACACCAAGGCAAGGTGTGAAGACACTGCTTCTTTCACTGATGACCTACTGACAATTGTGCCAGTGTCTCTTGAGCGCAGGGTGACTTTCAGAAATGTCTATTGTGCCATCTGCCATGGTTTTCAATCTGCCAACCTCACATCTTGGCCTGTTCTTTTCAACTGCAGTGATGGCTCTGTTCCACCTTCAGATACTGATGAAATGCTGGATAGAATCAGGAGAGGGGTGTGCACTTATACATTCGATGATAAATCTACGTTCAGGCGTACCCCTGCATATCGAAAATGCTTCAACGAAGTCAGAAGTTGTCCAGAAAATTTTGCAGATGATGCGATTGCTGATGCTTGTGTGGGTTTAGGGTTGCGGGCACCGTTGACACTTTCCCGGAAAATGccatattttttcaatgaatactGTCTCAAGTGTAATCTTCCAGATCGTCACTATTCAGAGTTCACTTCTTGTTTCCATTATATCCGCGGGGAGGGGACGACACCTATAGGGTTCCCAATTACACTCTTAGTAGATTTTAAAGGTAGTGACGGTATCCATTTCAAAGTTGATGAGAGTTTTGTCCAGCAGGAAACCGTGGAATGCGAAGAAGGAGCTGTCTTTGACATCCTGTCGGGGATATGTCGTTCTCTTTCGTGCAGAAACAGCTTGTCTCTTCTTGACGGTGAGTGTACCTGGGCTGTCGGGTGTAATGGAAATCGTGTTGGAATTGAATTTGGTGGCTTGAACAATTCAATCAGGAAATGTgcattatttcaagaaaatcaaGGTTTGATGAAGTGCCTCACAGAATTCCTTGGGATATCCTTGGATGACGTTTCTTTAGTCCGTGTTTACCCTGATGTGGATCAGTGTATCGCACAGGATGTGAATCCAAAGCTGACGGTTGAGGTGCAAGTCGATATGTCATATTCCACCTTGGTTAAAATAATTAATACTTCCTCAAGAGGTCATTTATGTGGAGCGTCGGTATTGCAGTTCCAGCTGTATTGCAGTGATGAAGATATACCTTGTCAATTTGGATGGATGGATGTGAAATACGGCCAAGATGTCTCCGAGGTCACCTTGAATAAAAAAACTCATCTGATATTCAGAGGACATCATGCAGCACAGAAATATAAATCTGTTGAAGTGAGAAGAACGGCGCAGTTGCAACGTTCGCATGTCAATGCGACGGTTTCTATAAGAGAAGTAGTCCAGTTTTGTGTTGACCGCATTGAAAATGCTACCGATCCAGTATCAGTGACTCTTTCTTGTCCAATTATTACAATGAATGCTTCGGAATTCCGTCAGCTTCATATTGAGAATCAAACAATCCTGGTCCATTTGGTGTCTGGCATGCAATTCAATGAATCTGAATTTGCGATAAGTAAAACTGGAAGCATTCAAGTGTGTTCATTTTCATCAGAGAACAGCGGTGTTATAAATATCAACTCTTCCGTGGAGTTTCTCCAGTACTCTGACTCTCAGAGCATTCTAAGTACTGTTTGCGTGACTGTCTCCCTCATTTCCTTGGTAGTGACCCTCTCCACACACATCATGTTTCCATCTCTTCGGAAATTGACCAATAACAAACTCATGATGTTCCTTTGTGTGTTCCTGTTCCTTGCTCAACTTTTGACAGTTGTTGGTTCATATGCGTACCCCTTTCCTATCCTCTGTAAGATTGTCTCTGCAACTACCCATTTTTGCTGGTTAGCTGTATTCGCCACTACCAATTCCCTTGCCTTCGATTTACACCACACGTTTGGTTACAACAGGAGCTTCAACTTTGCGCAGACGAGTCTAAAGTCACTCATTAGGTACCTAGTGTACATCCCGGGTGTGTCATTTTGTGTGGTCATCCCTTGTCTCTGCATTGACGCTATCACCCATTCGGAAGTACTGGATTATTCATATGGTGGTCTTTGTTGGATTGGTGATGATTTCATGAGGTTCATGGCATTCGGTATCCCAATGGCAATACTTCTGGCAATTAATTTGATCTTCTTCTTTCACACCGCCCTTGGTATCTGGAAGGGACATCAGAATGCTAGGAAAGTCGGGAGGAAAAACATGCGACCAAGCTTCCAGGAGAGATTTAACCTACTGAAGATTTATATCAAG GTATCAACTTTGATGGGGTTTACATGGATCACTGCATTCATTATTCCTTTTTCTGGGATTACCGCTCTTTGGTATCTCTTCATTGTGTTCAACGGACTCCAAG